A window of the Oncorhynchus masou masou isolate Uvic2021 chromosome 13, UVic_Omas_1.1, whole genome shotgun sequence genome harbors these coding sequences:
- the zgc:162872 gene encoding BAR_ACAPs and ArfGap_ACAP domain-containing protein isoform X2, which translates to MKLCGKMVESGQAYNTANQHFLAGLAEFSTYHKRDSVIMNCMSQFIQGLQEMINFHTVLFDQTQRAINQQLSNLLTQFIPQLGETRKEFVRIGEDLETAAVKNAQIYRHKVIDAERASHLLLATRKCHQHFALDYCLQLNNFKAQQKLDILNSVFSYFHAQYTFFHQGFDLLRDLEPTMKSMAAQLAQLSTECTAKRKDLENTHLLVQQRDASGEPILSSCPDGGETIQGYLFKRSRRKNKTWKRCWFSIKDNQLVYTKSHKEEPVSLFDDLRLCAVKSLDSIDRRFSFELVSVKKCCALQADSEELKQAWISAVQGSIDMAYCKRVESQQPQPKESPLPLQSPSDPQPGQPPQRPAALVVALQSPGNHRCCDCSEEEPRWASVNLGITMCIECSGIHRSLGVHLSKVRSLTLDSWDPEQLKLLCGLGNDVINGIYESRCAAEGRVKPSAGSPRPEKETWIKEKYVEKRFVKDPSSPETQIGRENAGRQLYQAAFQGDLVTMASALAQGAEVNWSHAEEEGRTALIGSTFGGSLSACEFLLQNGANVNYRDQRGQGALHTAATWGHTGQVCLLLKKGANQYAVDERGQDPLAIAIETAHADIVTLLRMARMNEEMRDSEGFFGSMGDDETFQDIFRDFSDMASHDPERLTRRQFSRRGEVEGQDKRMVNDQHKADKEEEDT; encoded by the exons ATGAAGCTCTGTGGCAAGATGGTTGAATCAGGGCAAGCATACAACACAGCAAATCAGCATTTCCTCGCCGGACTGGCCGAGTTCTCCACGTATCACAAACGTGACAGCGTCATCATG AACTGCATGAGTCAGTTCATTCAAGGACTACAGGAGATGATCAACTTTCATACT GTGCTGTTTGACCAGACGCAAAGAGCTATCAATCAGCAGCTGTCAAACCTTCTCACACA GTTCATACCCCAGCTAGGAGAGACTAGGAAGGAGTTTGTGCGGATTGGGGAGGATCTGGAGACGGCGGCGGTGAAAAATGCCCAGATATACCGCCACAAAGTCATCGATGCAGAGCGCGCCAGCCATCTTCTGTTGGCCACACGCAAATGTCACCAGCACTTTGCCCTTGATTACTGCTTGCAG CTGAATAACTTCAAGGCCCAGCAGAAGCTGGACATCCTAAATTCT GTGTTCTCCTACTTCCATGCCCAGTATACCTTCTTCCACCAAGGCTTTGACTTGCTGAGAGACTTGGAGCCCACTATGAAGTCCATGGCCGCACAG CTCGCCCAGCTCTCGACTGAATGTACAGCTAAAAGAAAGGACCTGGAGAATACCCACCTACTGGTCCAGCAGAGA gATGCCTCAGGGGAGCCCATACTAAGTTCCTGTCCTGATGGGGGGGAAACCATACAGGGCTACCTCTTCAAAAGATCTCGGAGAAAGAACAAGACATGGAAGAG ATGCTGGTTTTCCATTAAAGACAACCAATTGGTGTACACAAAGTCACATAAG GAGGAGCCTGTGTCGCTGTTTGATGACCTCAGGCTGTGTGCGGTGAAGTCTCTGGACAGCATTGACCGCCGCTTCAGTTTTGAGCTGGTTTCTGTTAAAAA ATGCTGTGCCCTCCAGGCTGACTCAGAGGAGCTGAAGCAGGCTTGGATCAGTGCTGTTCAAGGGAGCATAGACATGGCCTACTGCAAGAGAGTGGAGTCCCAACAGCCTCAG CCCAAAGAAAGCCCTCTGCCCCTCCAGAGCCCCTCAGACCCCCAGCCAGGACAGCCTCCTCAAAGGCCTGCAGCTTTGGTTGTGGCCCTCCAAAGTCCGGGGAACCACCGCTGCTGCGACTGCAGTGAGGAGGAGCCACGCTGGGCCAGCGTCAACCTGGGTATCACCATGTGCATCGAGTGCTCCGGCATCCACAG GAGCCTTGGGGTCCATCTCTCCAAAGTACGATCTCTCACCCTAGACTCCTGGGATCCCGAACAGCTGAAG CTGCTGTGTGGTCTGGGTAATGATGTCATCAATGGGATATATGAGTCCAGGTGTGCAGCAGAGGGCAGAGTAAAGCCTAGTGCTGGCAGCCCTCG cccagagaaagagacatggattaAAGAGAAATATGTGGAGAAAAGATTTGTGAAGGATCCCAGCTCGCCTGAAACAC AGATTGGGAGGGAGAATGCAGGGCGCCAGTTGTACCAGGCTGCTTTCCAAGGGGACCTGGTCACCATGGCATCAGCGTTGGCGCAGGGTGCAGAGGTGAACTGGAGCCACGCTGAGGAGGAGGGACGCACTGCTCTCATTGGCTCAACTTTTGGG GGTTCCCTATCGGCCTGTGAGTTCCTACTGCAGAATGGAGCCAATGTAAACTACCGTGACCAGCGCGGCCAAGGTGCCCTTCACACTGCAGCCACCTGGGGCCACACAGG GCAAGTGTGTCTACTTCTAAAAAAGGGAGCCAATCAGTATGCAGTTGACGAGAGGGGGCAGGACCCACTCGCCATTGCCATAGAGACAGCACATGCCGATATTGTAACCCT ACTACGAATGGCTCGCATGAATGAAGAGATGAGAGACTCAGAGGGATTCTTTGGATCTATGG GTGACGATGAGACATTTCAAGACATCTTCCGTGACTTCAGTGATATGGCTTCTCACGATCCAGAAAGACTGACCCGTCGACAGTTCAGCAGAAGGGGAGAAGTGGAGGGACAGGACAAGAGGATGGTGAATGACCAGCACAAGGCAGATAAGGAGGAGGAAGACACATAG
- the zgc:162872 gene encoding BAR_ACAPs and ArfGap_ACAP domain-containing protein isoform X1, with amino-acid sequence MDSFLDYEECIQDSPAFRLTLDKCQTDVAELQSQVEKVMKLCGKMVESGQAYNTANQHFLAGLAEFSTYHKRDSVIMNCMSQFIQGLQEMINFHTVLFDQTQRAINQQLSNLLTQFIPQLGETRKEFVRIGEDLETAAVKNAQIYRHKVIDAERASHLLLATRKCHQHFALDYCLQLNNFKAQQKLDILNSVFSYFHAQYTFFHQGFDLLRDLEPTMKSMAAQLAQLSTECTAKRKDLENTHLLVQQRDASGEPILSSCPDGGETIQGYLFKRSRRKNKTWKRCWFSIKDNQLVYTKSHKEEPVSLFDDLRLCAVKSLDSIDRRFSFELVSVKKCCALQADSEELKQAWISAVQGSIDMAYCKRVESQQPQPKESPLPLQSPSDPQPGQPPQRPAALVVALQSPGNHRCCDCSEEEPRWASVNLGITMCIECSGIHRSLGVHLSKVRSLTLDSWDPEQLKLLCGLGNDVINGIYESRCAAEGRVKPSAGSPRPEKETWIKEKYVEKRFVKDPSSPETQIGRENAGRQLYQAAFQGDLVTMASALAQGAEVNWSHAEEEGRTALIGSTFGGSLSACEFLLQNGANVNYRDQRGQGALHTAATWGHTGQVCLLLKKGANQYAVDERGQDPLAIAIETAHADIVTLLRMARMNEEMRDSEGFFGSMGDDETFQDIFRDFSDMASHDPERLTRRQFSRRGEVEGQDKRMVNDQHKADKEEEDT; translated from the exons ATGGATTCATTCTTGGACTATGAAGAATGCATCCAGGACTCACCTGCATTTAG GCTTACCCTGGATAAGTGTCAAACTGATGTTGCAGAGCTGCAGAGTCAAGTGGAAAAG GTGATGAAGCTCTGTGGCAAGATGGTTGAATCAGGGCAAGCATACAACACAGCAAATCAGCATTTCCTCGCCGGACTGGCCGAGTTCTCCACGTATCACAAACGTGACAGCGTCATCATG AACTGCATGAGTCAGTTCATTCAAGGACTACAGGAGATGATCAACTTTCATACT GTGCTGTTTGACCAGACGCAAAGAGCTATCAATCAGCAGCTGTCAAACCTTCTCACACA GTTCATACCCCAGCTAGGAGAGACTAGGAAGGAGTTTGTGCGGATTGGGGAGGATCTGGAGACGGCGGCGGTGAAAAATGCCCAGATATACCGCCACAAAGTCATCGATGCAGAGCGCGCCAGCCATCTTCTGTTGGCCACACGCAAATGTCACCAGCACTTTGCCCTTGATTACTGCTTGCAG CTGAATAACTTCAAGGCCCAGCAGAAGCTGGACATCCTAAATTCT GTGTTCTCCTACTTCCATGCCCAGTATACCTTCTTCCACCAAGGCTTTGACTTGCTGAGAGACTTGGAGCCCACTATGAAGTCCATGGCCGCACAG CTCGCCCAGCTCTCGACTGAATGTACAGCTAAAAGAAAGGACCTGGAGAATACCCACCTACTGGTCCAGCAGAGA gATGCCTCAGGGGAGCCCATACTAAGTTCCTGTCCTGATGGGGGGGAAACCATACAGGGCTACCTCTTCAAAAGATCTCGGAGAAAGAACAAGACATGGAAGAG ATGCTGGTTTTCCATTAAAGACAACCAATTGGTGTACACAAAGTCACATAAG GAGGAGCCTGTGTCGCTGTTTGATGACCTCAGGCTGTGTGCGGTGAAGTCTCTGGACAGCATTGACCGCCGCTTCAGTTTTGAGCTGGTTTCTGTTAAAAA ATGCTGTGCCCTCCAGGCTGACTCAGAGGAGCTGAAGCAGGCTTGGATCAGTGCTGTTCAAGGGAGCATAGACATGGCCTACTGCAAGAGAGTGGAGTCCCAACAGCCTCAG CCCAAAGAAAGCCCTCTGCCCCTCCAGAGCCCCTCAGACCCCCAGCCAGGACAGCCTCCTCAAAGGCCTGCAGCTTTGGTTGTGGCCCTCCAAAGTCCGGGGAACCACCGCTGCTGCGACTGCAGTGAGGAGGAGCCACGCTGGGCCAGCGTCAACCTGGGTATCACCATGTGCATCGAGTGCTCCGGCATCCACAG GAGCCTTGGGGTCCATCTCTCCAAAGTACGATCTCTCACCCTAGACTCCTGGGATCCCGAACAGCTGAAG CTGCTGTGTGGTCTGGGTAATGATGTCATCAATGGGATATATGAGTCCAGGTGTGCAGCAGAGGGCAGAGTAAAGCCTAGTGCTGGCAGCCCTCG cccagagaaagagacatggattaAAGAGAAATATGTGGAGAAAAGATTTGTGAAGGATCCCAGCTCGCCTGAAACAC AGATTGGGAGGGAGAATGCAGGGCGCCAGTTGTACCAGGCTGCTTTCCAAGGGGACCTGGTCACCATGGCATCAGCGTTGGCGCAGGGTGCAGAGGTGAACTGGAGCCACGCTGAGGAGGAGGGACGCACTGCTCTCATTGGCTCAACTTTTGGG GGTTCCCTATCGGCCTGTGAGTTCCTACTGCAGAATGGAGCCAATGTAAACTACCGTGACCAGCGCGGCCAAGGTGCCCTTCACACTGCAGCCACCTGGGGCCACACAGG GCAAGTGTGTCTACTTCTAAAAAAGGGAGCCAATCAGTATGCAGTTGACGAGAGGGGGCAGGACCCACTCGCCATTGCCATAGAGACAGCACATGCCGATATTGTAACCCT ACTACGAATGGCTCGCATGAATGAAGAGATGAGAGACTCAGAGGGATTCTTTGGATCTATGG GTGACGATGAGACATTTCAAGACATCTTCCGTGACTTCAGTGATATGGCTTCTCACGATCCAGAAAGACTGACCCGTCGACAGTTCAGCAGAAGGGGAGAAGTGGAGGGACAGGACAAGAGGATGGTGAATGACCAGCACAAGGCAGATAAGGAGGAGGAAGACACATAG